From the genome of Mycoplasma anserisalpingitidis, one region includes:
- a CDS encoding MAG4270 family putative restriction endonuclease → MKLKYYKLNFQTKSYSNKSSKSAKAKGIIYFIVDTDNLWTIIDSKIDFHEVWFDSYQTPAHLSVSKKSDAVKFRDEFCKENNWKLEKRSDTTKHNLHELNQSQLNSFNKKINNYLKSKTLKGLISILKGNNPSGSIGKPKNSEFIVIDKNGNKYHNFPILFDSISYITHNGNRKWEILKYSDDFFNDFNDDTLNKSQEIQNFHIMLEQTDFDALAKNNQRKAIKKQIEELTSKISIETAVKEHRSKYIQEIKKLDIQAFDCKNETEKCHIYNVEWVKEKIMNELKNNKFMKNKSSYSSKEIQYNFKNNLEIISDKYNYLNLSPNFHKHFDRYLISYDSENGQLVKLSENFNPYYDELKTFSNINKEFLKHCSKYLKQRLEKIEEIKNSQS, encoded by the coding sequence ATGAAACTAAAATATTATAAACTCAATTTTCAAACCAAAAGCTATAGCAATAAATCTTCAAAGTCTGCAAAGGCAAAAGGAATTATATATTTTATAGTTGATACAGATAACTTATGAACAATTATAGATTCAAAAATAGACTTCCATGAAGTTTGATTTGATTCATATCAAACACCTGCACATTTATCAGTCTCAAAAAAATCAGATGCTGTCAAATTTAGAGATGAGTTCTGCAAGGAAAATAATTGAAAATTAGAAAAAAGATCAGATACAACTAAACATAATCTGCATGAATTAAATCAATCACAGTTAAACAGTTTTAACAAAAAAATTAATAATTATTTAAAATCAAAAACATTAAAAGGATTAATTTCAATTCTTAAAGGAAATAACCCTAGTGGTTCAATTGGAAAACCGAAAAATTCAGAATTCATTGTTATTGATAAAAACGGAAATAAATATCACAACTTTCCTATTCTTTTCGACAGTATTTCATACATAACACACAATGGAAACAGAAAATGAGAAATTTTAAAATATAGTGATGATTTTTTTAATGATTTTAATGATGATACTCTAAACAAATCTCAGGAAATACAAAATTTTCATATAATGCTAGAACAAACAGACTTTGACGCATTAGCTAAAAACAATCAAAGAAAAGCAATAAAAAAACAAATTGAAGAATTGACTAGTAAAATCTCAATTGAAACTGCCGTTAAAGAACACAGAAGTAAATATATTCAAGAAATCAAAAAACTTGATATTCAAGCATTTGATTGCAAAAATGAAACTGAAAAATGTCATATTTACAACGTTGAATGAGTGAAAGAAAAAATAATGAATGAATTAAAAAATAATAAATTTATGAAAAATAAATCTTCCTATTCATCAAAAGAAATTCAATATAACTTTAAGAATAATTTAGAAATTATTTCTGATAAATACAATTATCTAAATCTAAGTCCTAATTTTCATAAACACTTTGATAGATATTTAATTAGTTATGATAGTGAAAATGGTCAATTAGTTAAATTAAGTGAAAATTTTAACCCATATTATGATGAATTAAAAACATTCAGCAACATAAATAAAGAATTTCTAAAACATTGTTCAAAATACTTAAAACAAAGACTAGAAAAAATTGAA
- the dcm_N gene encoding DNA (cytosine-5-)-methyltransferase N-terminal subunit: MKTIRLFEFFSGIGSQYKALKNVAQNSELEVISSGCCEWYIDAIVSYLIIHYGELKPETELTREQMNDILSKYTFSADSKTPVSNNFFIKNKNLSKIFPYLYAFVNNDYFNKVYKTNKKLENYTDITKVDNLQSNIDIMTYSFPCQDLSQQGKQKGLEKGTRSGLLYEIERILINSEHKPKVLILENVKALTSKKFLNNFLEWVKTLENLGYSTSFQTLNSSDFGSSQNRERVFAVSILNNQTNKKFDFNNLQRKEPKKVSSIVKESNEGIDCSNLIEKYKLSPFNASINGISKARLINYSNFNSETYVYLTNGKGPTLTASGANSRLKFYFPEKNKLRYINACEALQYMGFDKKDYLKIKKSEMVTENKIIFLSGNSISVEVLEAIFNEVVKWN, translated from the coding sequence ATGAAAACAATAAGACTTTTTGAATTTTTCTCAGGAATAGGTTCGCAATACAAAGCACTAAAAAATGTTGCACAGAATTCTGAACTAGAAGTTATCTCAAGTGGTTGTTGTGAATGATACATAGATGCAATAGTTTCCTATTTAATAATTCATTATGGTGAATTAAAACCCGAAACTGAACTCACTAGAGAACAAATGAACGATATTTTAAGTAAATATACCTTTAGTGCCGATTCAAAAACACCTGTTTCTAACAACTTCTTTATAAAAAATAAAAATCTATCAAAAATCTTTCCTTATTTGTATGCTTTTGTTAATAATGACTATTTTAATAAGGTTTATAAGACAAATAAAAAGTTAGAAAACTATACTGACATTACTAAAGTTGATAACCTTCAATCTAATATTGATATTATGACATATTCATTCCCATGTCAAGATTTAAGTCAGCAAGGAAAACAAAAAGGTTTAGAAAAAGGGACTCGTTCAGGACTTCTTTATGAAATAGAAAGAATTTTAATAAATTCAGAACATAAACCTAAAGTGTTAATCTTGGAAAATGTTAAAGCACTAACAAGCAAGAAATTTCTCAATAATTTTCTCGAATGAGTAAAAACCCTTGAAAATTTAGGATATTCTACCTCATTCCAAACATTGAACTCATCTGATTTTGGTTCATCCCAAAACAGAGAAAGAGTTTTTGCTGTTTCCATACTAAATAATCAAACAAACAAAAAATTTGATTTTAATAATTTACAAAGAAAAGAACCTAAAAAAGTTTCTAGCATAGTAAAAGAGAGTAATGAAGGAATTGATTGTAGTAATTTAATAGAGAAATATAAACTTTCACCATTCAATGCAAGTATTAATGGTATTAGTAAAGCAAGGTTAATAAATTACAGTAACTTTAATTCAGAAACATATGTTTACTTAACAAATGGCAAAGGTCCAACTTTAACAGCATCAGGAGCAAACAGCAGATTAAAATTCTATTTCCCAGAAAAAAATAAGCTCAGATATATAAATGCTTGTGAAGCACTTCAGTATATGGGGTTCGATAAGAAAGATTATTTAAAAATCAAAAAATCTGAAATGGTTACAGAAAACAAAATTATTTTTCTTTCCGGTAATTCCATCTCAGTTGAAGTATTAGAGGCTATTTTTAATGAGGTGGTAAAATGAAACTAA
- a CDS encoding type I phosphomannose isomerase catalytic subunit has translation MKKIVPIIHNKIWGYEIWLVSSLEGMETKFADNSLVKNAPLIKIIHAKEPLSVQVHPDDLLAREIEKQNNGKTETWFVLDCNSNSEMVLGLTNYDKKVVENKLKNNNLGDILNIVKVQKSRFYNIPAGLVHGLGTMSKSNITVIEVQQPSDTTYRLYDYKRVDKNNQMREIHVDKALKCIKNLDYNAEIKTNNNEDLYYQNEFYKCELISNSKVTKDNGWAIVYENDNYFAYQVSAGEVLPNQAIFFVSWIKN, from the coding sequence ATGAAAAAAATAGTTCCAATAATTCATAATAAAATTTGAGGTTATGAGATTTGATTAGTTTCGTCTTTGGAGGGTATGGAAACTAAGTTTGCAGATAACTCATTAGTAAAAAATGCACCATTAATTAAAATTATTCATGCTAAGGAACCTCTTTCAGTTCAAGTTCATCCTGATGATTTGTTAGCAAGAGAAATAGAAAAACAAAATAATGGCAAAACTGAAACTTGATTTGTTTTAGACTGCAATTCGAATAGTGAAATGGTTTTAGGCTTAACAAATTATGATAAAAAAGTTGTAGAAAATAAATTGAAAAATAACAATTTAGGTGATATTTTGAATATTGTAAAAGTTCAAAAATCTCGTTTTTACAATATTCCTGCTGGTTTAGTTCATGGTTTGGGTACAATGAGTAAATCGAATATTACTGTCATTGAAGTTCAACAACCTTCTGATACAACTTATCGTCTTTATGATTATAAAAGAGTCGATAAAAATAACCAAATGCGTGAGATTCATGTAGATAAAGCATTAAAATGCATTAAAAATCTCGATTATAATGCTGAAATTAAAACTAATAACAACGAAGATCTTTATTATCAAAACGAATTTTATAAATGTGAATTGATATCAAATTCTAAAGTAACTAAAGATAACGGTTGAGCAATAGTTTATGAAAATGATAATTATTTTGCTTATCAAGTAAGTGCTGGTGAAGTTCTACCTAATCAAGCAATATTCTTTGTTAGTTGAATTAAAAATTAA
- a CDS encoding leucine-rich repeat domain-containing protein, whose protein sequence is MKKYIKTIILMSTTAIATLPATILSVSCNDKYESEELNEIYTQKEYYKLDESGEVLIWVDKRIKNFNVNQEETTKIKSIKPRVFEDCKDLKSVIIPNSVTSIGSFAFSSCENLKSITIPNSVTSIEPGTFYRCSSLESITLPNKVTSIGQQAFNGCSSLKSVTIPNSVTSIGYSAFSYCSNLVSINIPNNLTKIESEVFSNCFSLTSITIPNKVTSIDKFAFTNCSSLTSLVIPDKVTSIGVKAFNGCSNLTSITISNRFTKIDEGMLKGCSNLTKITVWGNTFSVGNYGWFTVFNYFVRG, encoded by the coding sequence ATGAAAAAATATATAAAAACAATAATATTAATGTCAACTACAGCAATTGCAACTTTGCCAGCAACAATTTTATCTGTGAGTTGCAATGATAAGTATGAAAGTGAAGAATTGAATGAAATATATACTCAGAAAGAGTACTATAAATTAGATGAAAGTGGTGAAGTTTTGATTTGAGTTGATAAAAGAATAAAAAACTTTAATGTCAATCAAGAAGAAACAACAAAAATAAAATCTATAAAACCAAGAGTTTTTGAAGATTGCAAAGATTTAAAAAGTGTTATTATTCCTAATAGCGTAACTTCAATTGGTTCATTTGCGTTTTCTTCTTGTGAAAATTTAAAATCAATAACTATTCCTAATAGTGTAACTTCAATTGAACCTGGTACATTTTATCGTTGTTCAAGTTTAGAATCAATTACTTTACCAAATAAAGTTACTTCAATCGGACAACAAGCTTTTAATGGTTGTTCGAGTTTAAAATCTGTAACTATTCCAAATAGTGTAACTTCAATTGGTTATTCAGCATTCAGTTATTGTTCAAATTTAGTCTCAATTAATATTCCTAATAATTTAACTAAGATTGAATCAGAAGTTTTTAGTAACTGTTTTAGCTTAACATCAATTACTATCCCTAATAAGGTAACTTCAATTGATAAATTTGCATTTACTAACTGTTCAAGTCTAACATCGCTTGTTATTCCAGATAAAGTAACTTCAATCGGTGTTAAAGCGTTTAATGGTTGCTCAAATCTAACTTCAATTACCATTTCAAATAGGTTTACCAAGATTGATGAAGGTATGCTTAAAGGTTGCTCAAATCTAACGAAAATAACTGTTTGAGGAAACACTTTTTCAGTCGGAAATTATGGATGATTTACTGTATTTAACTACTTTGTAAGAGGATAG
- a CDS encoding type III toxin-antitoxin system ToxN/AbiQ family toxin, translated as MNGLDNKYELKMNKIVFCEIDIDYLKYLYEFDNEVSYNENYKKHIKAHLGILTSIQNNTFIIPLTSPKEKHLKISNNSNQIEKMFDQDNNSLGVLLIQKIIPVSEILIKRINIEKDEKYGNLILKQLNYIKRNKARILKKVNTHYDKVMNNKKIKFSTNLPADINFLKNYLK; from the coding sequence ATGAATGGACTTGATAATAAATATGAATTAAAAATGAATAAAATAGTTTTTTGTGAAATTGATATTGACTACTTAAAATATTTATATGAATTCGATAATGAAGTAAGTTATAATGAAAATTATAAAAAACATATAAAAGCGCATTTAGGGATATTAACTTCAATACAAAATAACACCTTTATAATTCCACTGACTTCACCTAAAGAAAAACATTTAAAAATTAGTAATAATTCTAATCAAATTGAAAAAATGTTTGATCAAGATAACAATTCATTAGGAGTTCTTTTAATACAAAAAATAATTCCTGTATCTGAAATTTTGATTAAGAGAATTAATATAGAAAAAGATGAGAAGTACGGAAATTTAATACTGAAACAATTAAACTACATAAAGAGAAACAAAGCAAGAATACTTAAAAAGGTGAATACGCATTACGATAAAGTTATGAATAATAAAAAAATCAAATTTTCAACAAATTTACCAGCGGACATTAACTTTTTAAAGAACTATCTAAAATAA